The DNA sequence ATGTAGCTAAACCAACTGCGATATGCCACTGTGTATTGATCCAGCCTCCAGGTGGAAGATATGGTGTCTCTAGGCTGAGCTACAGCCGTACACACATTCGTAAATCGATAGGCATCCTGAAAGGTATCGAATTCCGCACGTGTTGACCTAGAGAGTTCAAAGTTTCGGAGGCTCTAAGTTACAACTGGGAGTAGGCTAGGTTGTCGCTCAGTTACGGCTAGGCTTGCCGACTTGGGTGGCACTGCTCTCATTGGGACAGAGTAACCATTTCATTGGCATGCTTGATGGGATAGTACTAGGATATAGCGAAACACAAGAAACTCTGACAAGATGATCCTTCAAATAGAGACAGACCCCGTGACCCTGACAAATTCATCCTCGAAATGCTTCCACACCTTGTCCACTGTCCCCGCGTCTCGATACTCTCCCAGCAACTTGACCACCTCCGTCGACGCACTTTCACCATCCCAGTCAACACTATACACACCACTGCCCTTTGTACCATCAGTGCCCACAGCAGTCTCGGCACCCTTTTCGCTTTTGGCAGGGAATCTTGAACTCAGGCACAACCACGCGTGTCTCTCTCCACACTCCTCTTTGGGAACCCACTTGCCCATGACTGTCGTGCCTAGTCGGAAGAATTGCTTGACAAactgcatcatcaacccGTCATCCCTACGAATCAAGTCCGTGTCTACTGAGCCGGGGAAGTTGTGTATGAAGGAAACCTCTGGTGCTTGACGGGCAAGAGCCTCGAGGGATAGAGTCAAAGCTGTGCAGAGATGTCCCCTGGCGGACCTGATCTTGTTTGGGAGGTTGCGGCCGGGGATGTCGTCAAGAAAGATTTTGCCTTCTTTTGTGCCCGCCATGACGGTTACGACGCGGCGGATAGAggtggccttcttgagaagggggaggaggttgacggTTAGACGGGTGCGTGAGTAGAGGGTGAGGCCGGTGATGAGAGGGAAGCCATCCGCAGTATCTATAGGCATGAGCAGACAGACTAGATGAAGTTGATGCATAACTTACCAACACCATATTTGAGCGTTCCCTGACTCATGAATAAGACGTTCACAACCGACTCCTTACTCTTAATATCCTGACAGACCTTGTCCACATTCGCCAACAGGCTCATATCAGCCTGAACAAACTCATACACCCCATCGGAATTAATGGTCTTCAGCTCATTCAGTAACCGATCACCAGCCTCCCGAGACCGGCCGATAAAGTAAATCTTTGGTCTGACGGTGTGCTTGGCGAACGCCTTGAGGGCCGTCTCCCCGATGCCCGCCGTCGCGCCGGCAaagacggcgacgaggcctgACGGGAGGGTCGATGCAGCAGATGAGTTTGAGTGCTCGACTTCTGAGAGGGACACCATGTTGAAAGTAGTGCATGTAGATGAGAAAGATGGGAGTTTCTTTGGTAGTGAATAAAGAATGGTAGGGCAAGTAGAAGAACTGAGAATGCAgattattacttttatacCTATTTCTCTGACAACACCTTCTCGACTCTCTTTTATCAGAACACTCCATCTCGGCAACTCGCAATATCGACTCTGCCGACAAACtcaagccatcatcgacctcaAGCATCATCTGTAAGTCGACGCCGTCCAGCCGGCTCAATGATGGGCCGCAGCAATACGAAAACTGGTTAGCGCCGGTGGTTGGCGCCCCGTGCCGTTCCGTCATGTCGGAGGATGCGAATGCGAGCTCCGGGAACAAAGGTGCAACTGTTAGGCCGGGGCCTATCATGTGTGATGACGTGAACGATTTGTGCCTGGTTGTCAGACAACTCGGTTGCACTTGTTGACCCGTTCTAGAACGTCTACAGTGACGTACATGTCTCGACTCTCATGCACCCTGTCCAACCTGCAGATACACCAATGTGAAAACTGAAAGCCAAATTGTATTTAGGCGATAGGTATAGTTATGCAAATGCCCCTTCGCTATCTTGGGAGTTGCAGCCCACTGCTCACAACATCCATCTTgctatccatccatccatccaacccTCCAACCCTCCCTCCCTTCATGCGCCCCCCGTGTATCGACTtcaaaaacaacaaaacGCCATGTCCTCCAGCCTGACTCAAATCAGGCCCACTCCCTTTCCAAGGGTAGCCGTGTCGTTGTCTGGTTGCCGTTGGTACAAGAGAAGCAAAAGTATAGTACGTACAAAGGAAATAGTGGTCGGTCGGATGTGTTATGTCCATGTTGGTCTCGTatcgtctcgtcgtcgttcgGCCAAGTCCGATAGGCCGCATGATGCATTATGAATACCGCTCATCAAAAATACAGATCCCCCCCAGATGACATGTCGTAAACGAACCCCTTCAGATAATATCAATTGTCAAACAACAACCTCGTACAGTCTGTTCCACCTCACCCTTACTGCTCgggccgaggaggctgggCTTGCCAACCATTGAGGTACGCCATCAATCCCACGCCAAACAGAACAACACCGATCATCGAGGCATAGGGCAGTCCAGCGTGCAGGTGCTTTTCCTGCGCAAGGGCGCCCTTTTGAGGACTCGATGGGGTGATTGTGTTGGCCCGGGACAAAGTGGGCGCATCAGAGGATTCGTCGTTGACAACTGGCTCAACGACTCCTGCCTTCTCATCGATGTCTTTAGCATCTTCTGAGGCAGGGGTCTGCTCAGTGGCAACAGCTTCGGCCTCAgagtttcttctcctcgaccttgagcgagccctcttctctgcctcttctCGCAGAGCTTCCTCAGCACGAAGCTGGACAACCATCTCAGCCAGCGTCTTCCTATCAGCATCTCGTTCTGACTCGGCCATCTCGCAGCGTTGCTTCCACTCTTCCATCTGCTCCTTCATGTCTCGCATCTGGTTCTCCATAATGTCGATACGGGCTTGAAGAGCGGTGGCAGTCTCCTGAGCTGCATCAACAGCAGGGGTTGTCTCCTCCACAACTTCTGGTACGGGAGTCTCGGGaacaacctcctcaacagcctcaggCTCTTCCTCTGGTGCTTCCAACTCCCCAGGTAGGGCTGATCCGTTCATGTGAGAAGTTGCCGACTCCTCTAGTCTCTTGGCCAactcctccgcctcttcaCGAGCAAGTCGTTCCTTCTGCAGCATTTCTTCGAGTTCACGCATACGTGCGGTTTGAGAGTCGATGTCTCGCTTGGCATTGTTCAGGGCCTCGGTAAGCTGGACGATCTGGCTGAGATTATCTGGCCGGATGGGCGAGGTGTTGGGTGGTCCTGACTTGGGTCGCTCGGTGGGACCACGCTTGAGAGAGGGTACGTCGGGCTTCTCaggaagaggctgctgaggaggaggtgcagGAGGATCAGAGAATCGAGCCTTGGGGTCTGCACGGAACGGAGTGCCCATGCCATTAACAATGGGCTGAGGCTTAGGAGGCTCCAGGCCTTCCGGCTTGTCAAGATCCTTGAGGTCGTCCTTAGATAATAGAGTGTGAACGAACTGGTTCGTCCGGCCTAGATCCTGCGCCTGGAGACGAGCGTTTCGCATTTCGTTCTAGCAAAGTTAGTTTAACAGTTGTTTCTGCGTTTCATTAGACATACCGCAAGCCGTTTGAGGATCTGATCAGTGGCCACCGGGGTTAGAAAGAAAGGCCGTTGTTGAGGCATGCCGTTGGCCTGCATGTTCATCATGCCGCCGTTGGGCATCATCCGACCATTGCTGGCCATCGAAGCATTGCTGCCGGCCCGGCCACGCATTTGAGGCCCTGAAGGCATCATCATTGCGCCGTTGGCCGGGTCGAGATCTCCAAAGTTCATATCCAAAACATTGCTCGAAGCACTTAGAAAGCCAGCGTGTTCAACCTTGGCAGCAACCTTGTGATGAACGACAGTTTTCTGATCCTCACTGACGATGTCGATACCGAGTTCGAGGTGGTCTGAAGTCTGCAGTTCATGGGGTTCTGATTCGCGGTTTTCCTGGGATAGACGAGTTCCGTTGACAAAAGTTCCGTTTGACGACTTGACATCTCGAATATAAATCTTGCCGTTACGCTCCGCATAAATCTCA is a window from the Fusarium keratoplasticum isolate Fu6.1 chromosome 5, whole genome shotgun sequence genome containing:
- a CDS encoding FHA domain-containing protein, whose product is MTAVANPPNFPISRPAWAINGHHQMNSDEARGGMGMFMPRKTLTRSNSSSSVSSTSSNSSTTTVATNGSHTNGTPLSSTTDLSQWSANGAPRKRPQPKNPWPAGKGDFQQDLSRVPAGRGAGMMAHGPVQAGPGQVQMSPQAMMRPMTAEQFPPGQPVLYLLSLNGTFERKTIAVPFAPESLRIGRQTNQKTIPTPTNGFFDSKVLSRQHAEIYAERNGKIYIRDVKSSNGTFVNGTRLSQENRESEPHELQTSDHLELGIDIVSEDQKTVVHHKVAAKVEHAGFLSASSNVLDMNFGDLDPANGAMMMPSGPQMRGRAGSNASMASNGRMMPNGGMMNMQANGMPQQRPFFLTPVATDQILKRLANEMRNARLQAQDLGRTNQFVHTLLSKDDLKDLDKPEGLEPPKPQPIVNGMGTPFRADPKARFSDPPAPPPQQPLPEKPDVPSLKRGPTERPKSGPPNTSPIRPDNLSQIVQLTEALNNAKRDIDSQTARMRELEEMLQKERLAREEAEELAKRLEESATSHMNGSALPGELEAPEEEPEAVEEVVPETPVPEVVEETTPAVDAAQETATALQARIDIMENQMRDMKEQMEEWKQRCEMAESERDADRKTLAEMVVQLRAEEALREEAEKRARSRSRRRNSEAEAVATEQTPASEDAKDIDEKAGVVEPVVNDESSDAPTLSRANTITPSSPQKGALAQEKHLHAGLPYASMIGVVLFGVGLMAYLNGWQAQPPRPEQ